The following proteins are encoded in a genomic region of Peptococcus niger:
- the tnpB gene encoding IS200/IS605 family element RNA-guided endonuclease TnpB, whose product MQKGVKFRIYPNKEQQNLINQTFGCCRLIYNKGLAMRNEAYQNGNKIGYSQTSAMLTDLKKSDDFAFLKAVDSIALQQSLRDLDRGFVNFFQKRASHPTFKSKRNHRQSYRTINQGNNIRIVGKYIKLPKLGFVKIRQTMGVGKINNVTIERTPTNKYFAVLNVKFEPQPMSNKGGKIGIDVGIKEFYSDSNGNVVHNPKYLEKSMRKLIREQRKLSRKEKGSANRNKQRVKVALVHEKITNQRNDFLQKQSTMLIRENQTICIEDLKVKNMMRNHKLAQHIGSASWSKFFDMLSYKSIWYGNDIVKVPTMYPSSQTCSCCGFKNPLVKNLAIRKWECPECHTKHDRDTNASINILNKGLQMQSAS is encoded by the coding sequence ATGCAAAAAGGTGTTAAATTTAGAATCTATCCGAATAAGGAACAGCAAAATTTAATCAATCAAACTTTTGGATGCTGTAGGCTTATCTACAATAAAGGTCTTGCTATGCGTAACGAAGCGTATCAGAATGGCAATAAAATTGGCTATTCACAGACTTCTGCAATGCTGACAGACTTAAAGAAAAGTGATGATTTTGCATTTCTTAAAGCGGTAGATTCTATTGCTTTACAACAGTCCTTGCGTGATCTTGACAGAGGTTTTGTAAACTTCTTTCAGAAACGTGCATCCCATCCGACATTTAAAAGTAAACGTAATCACCGCCAGTCCTACAGAACAATCAATCAGGGCAATAATATCCGTATTGTAGGGAAATATATAAAACTTCCCAAGTTAGGCTTTGTGAAAATCCGTCAAACTATGGGAGTGGGGAAAATCAATAACGTAACCATTGAGCGTACACCGACGAATAAATATTTTGCTGTTCTGAATGTGAAATTTGAACCACAGCCAATGAGTAATAAAGGTGGTAAGATTGGCATTGATGTGGGTATTAAAGAGTTCTATTCCGACAGTAACGGAAATGTAGTACACAACCCTAAATACCTTGAAAAATCAATGCGTAAGCTCATACGTGAACAACGGAAATTGTCACGCAAAGAAAAAGGTTCAGCCAATCGTAATAAACAGCGTGTTAAGGTTGCCTTAGTACATGAAAAGATTACTAATCAAAGAAACGATTTTTTACAAAAACAATCCACTATGTTGATTCGTGAAAACCAAACTATCTGCATAGAGGATTTAAAAGTAAAAAATATGATGCGTAATCATAAATTAGCACAGCATATAGGTTCTGCGTCGTGGTCTAAGTTTTTTGATATGTTGTCCTATAAATCTATTTGGTACGGGAATGACATTGTAAAAGTGCCTACCATGTATCCAAGCAGCCAAACATGTTCCTGTTGTGGATTTAAAAATCCACTTGTAAAGAATCTTGCAATCCGTAAATGGGAGTGTCCGGAGTGCCATACAAAGCATGATAGGGACACCAACGCAAGTATCAACATACTGAATAAAGGACTGCAAATGCAGTCAGCATCGTAA